A genomic region of Arachis stenosperma cultivar V10309 chromosome 9, arast.V10309.gnm1.PFL2, whole genome shotgun sequence contains the following coding sequences:
- the LOC130949922 gene encoding inositol oxygenase 4-like: MRGELNELQALFLKDFPFAYYIHCLAHRLELALISAAKEVCYVHQFFSKLTLIVIVVTVSPKCHDQLRVAQASNVANLIANDQIVTELCQGLMKTGKSFTYHLIDRLIRLVLTLPVLTVTIERSFSAMNIVKNRLRNKIEDEILTNCLLIYIEKIAERFDTDSIINEFYDIKNRWSQVEEKKNVHTKETSELVPAAKDRTFKAPENNAFGQSFRDYDIESERQKSVEEFYKLQHINQTYDFVKKMREHYKKLDKAEMSIWECCELLNEVVDDSDPDLDEPQIQHLLQTAEAIRKDYPNEDWLHLTALIHDLGKILHLPQFGELPQWAVVGDTFPVGCAFDEKNVHHKYFKKNPDSKNPAYNTKEGVYSKGCGLDNVLMSWGHDDYMYMVAKENGTTLPSPGLFIIRYHSFYPLHKEGAYTHLMSEEDFENLKWLHIFNKYDLYSKSKVLVDVEKVKPYYQSLIDKYFPAKLKW, from the exons ATGCGTGGTGAATTGAATGAATTGCAAGCtctatttttgaaagatttccCTTTTGCTTATTACATTCATTGTCTTGCTCATCGATTAGAATTAGCACTTATTTCTGCAGCCAAAGAAGTTTGCTATGTTCATcaattcttttcaaaacttACACTAATTGTGATTGTTGTGACTGTTTCTCCTAAATGTCATGATCAGTTAAGGGTTGCTCAAGCAAGTAATGTTGCAAACTTAATTGCCAATGATCAAATTGTGACAG AGTTATGTCAAGGATTAATGAAGACAGGAAAGTCTTTTACATATCATTTGATTGATCGTTTGATTCGCTTGGTATTAACTCTCCCTGTTTTAACTGTTACAATTGAGAGATCATTTTCAGCTATGAATATTGTAAAGAATAGACTTAGAAACAAAATAGAAGATGAAATTCTTACTAATTGTCTTTTGATTTACATTGAGAAAATTGCTGAAAGATTTGACACAGATTCTATCATCaatgaattttatgatataaaGAATCGAT gGTCCCAAGTTGAGGAGAAGAAGAACGTGCACACCAAAGAAACCAGTGAGCTTGTGCCGGCGGCAAAGGACAGAACGTTTAAGGCCCCAGAAAACAATGCATTTGGCCAATCCTTCAG GGATTATGATATTGAAAGTGAAAGACAAAAAAGTGTGGAAGAATTCTATAAATTGCAACACATTAATCAGACATACGATTTC GTAAAGAAAATGAGGGAGCATTATAAAAAATTGGACAAAGCAGAAATGAGTATATGGGAATGTTGTGAGTTACTTAATGAAGTAGTGGATGATAGTGATCCTGATTTGGATGAACCTCAAATTCAACATTTGTTGCAAACTGCAGAAGCTATTAGAAAAGATTATCCTAACGAAGATTGGTTACATTTGACTGCTCTCATCCATg ATCTTGGAAAGATTCTTCACCTTCCTCAATTCGGTGAGCTTCCTCAATGGGCTGTTGTTG GGGATACCTTTCCTGTTGGTTGTGCCTTTGATGAAAAAAATGTTCACCACAAG TATTTCAAGAAAAACCCAGATAGCAAAAATCCTGCTTATAACACTAAAGAAGGAGTCTATAGTAAAGGGTGTGGATTAGACAATGTACTCATGTCATGGGGACATGATGACTATATGTATATG GTAGCAAAGGAAAATGGAACCACTTTACCTTCACCTGGGTTATTCATTATTAGATATCACTCATTTTATC CTTTGCATAAGGAGGGAGCATATACTCAtctcatgagtgaagaagattTTGAGAACTTGAAGTGGCTTCACATTTTCAA TAAATATGATCTCTATAGCAAAAGCAAAGTTTTGGTGGACGTTGAAAAAGTGAAGCCATACTATCAATCACTTATTGACAAG TATTTCCCAGCAAAGTTGAAGTGGTGA